Part of the Ruania alba genome is shown below.
GGATCGCCAGGATGTCCGGCATGAACATCATGTCGAAGCACCCTCGTTCCAAGGTGCGGGCGAGATCGGCGTAGAAGCGTGCCTGTAGCCAGTCGGTCCGGCTCAACGGGTGGCGCCAGTTCTCGGCGTACTGGCTGGTGGGCGGATTCACCATGGCCACCAGGTGCATGGGTCTCACGATCGCGGTACCACCTCGGGTTCGGGGCCGGTCGCCGCGGGGGGATCGTGACGCTCCGGGAACGTCGCGCCCGTGGACTCGGCCATCACCTCCTGCACCCCGTCGAGCCGGGAGCTGAGCTCGCTGGGGGAGAGAGTGAGCCCGTCCGGCTCTGCACCGCTGGTGAGGGAGCGCAGTGGGTAGACATGTTGTCCGCCCTCGCGGTCGACGGTCATCGGTGACCACTCCATCCCGGTCACGCGGGCGGGGCCATCGGCACGCTTGACGACGGTCGCGGTGAGGAACAGGCCGGTGGCCGTCTGCGGGACGCAACAATCGTCGTCCTGGTTGGAGATGAAGTTCCCCAACGAGTAGGCGACCCACATCCCGGAACCGTCAGGACCGCCGTCGAGTAGGGCGAACGGTTGCGGTACGTGCGGGTGCGTGCCGATCACCAGGTCCACCTGCCCGGACTCGGCCAGCGCAGCGGCGAGCGAGCGCTGGTCCGCATTGGGGCTGTGCTGGTACTCCTCACCCCAGTGCAGGGTGGCGACCACCAGGTCGGCGCCCGCCTCGCGTGCGGTCCGAGCCTGGGCGATCAGAGCCTCGGCGTCCAGGAGAGTGACGGCCCATGGCGCGTCGGCCGGGATCGGCAGGCCGTTCGTGCCATAGGTGCCGCCGACCTGCGCGACGGTGATCTGCTGCCCGGCTCGTTCCAGCCGGTACAGCTGCGGCGTGTCGGCCTCGCCGCGGCTGCGCGCGGTCCCCGCGTGGCCGAGGCCGGCCTCGTCGAAGACGTCCAGCGTGTGGGTGAGGTTGTCCAGTCCGCGGTCCAGGGAGTGGTTGGTGCCGGTGGAGCAGCCGTCCCAGCCGAGCTCCGCGAGGGTGCCGGGCAGCTCGCCCGGTGCTCCGAACAGCGGATACCCGCTGGGCTCCTCGCCAGGAAGCGCGAGGGGTACCTCCATGTTGCACAGGGCGAGGTCTGCTCCGGAGCTCCAGGCCCGCGTAGCCTCGAGCATCGGGGTGAAGTCATAGCCGTCGTCGGTGCGGGCGGTCTCGATCGGTGCGTCGTGCGGAAGCACGTCGCCGGCGGCGCCGATGGTGAAGATTGCCTCATCGTCTGCCGGGTCCGACGGATCCGCTTCGGGCGAAGTGGTCGGCGTGGCTGGTGATGTGCTGGATACCGTACTGCTCGGCGGTGCGCTCGGCTCGGCACCGGGGCCGGTCCGGTACACGTGCGTCGCCGCGCCGACGTAGGCCAGCAGCACCGTCGCGGTGAGGACGGCGGGCAGCACCCAGCTGTGCCGGCGGCGTGGTCGCATGGCTGGAGGGTAGTTGACCCTGCTGGGCAGTCTTCCGGCTGTCCACGGGTCGAGGGAGTGATGAGCCGATCGCCGCAGGTTCCCCTACCCTGGGTGGGTGACGAGCAACGCTGAGACGCCGTCGGCCCAGCCGGCCGCGCAGCTCTGGAACCTCCCGAATGTGCTCACGATGCTGCGGGTGGTGCTGGTCCCTGTGTTCGTCGTGCTGCTCTGGCAGGACTCGACCGCGGCCCGGTTGGGCGCCCTCGGTGTGTTCATCGCCGCGGCGATCACGGACAAGCTGGACGGATCGATCGCACGTAGCCGCGGGATCGTCACCAACTTCGGCAAGATCGCGGATCCGTTCGCAGACAAGCTGCTCACCGGGTCGGCGTTCGTGATGCTCTCCCTGCTCGGGGTGATTCCGTGGTGGGTGACGATCGTCATCCTGGTGCGGGAGATAGGCATCACCATCCTGCGGTTCGTGATGGTGCGACGTTCGGTGATGGCAGCCTCGAACGGTGGCAAGTTGAAGACAGTGCTCCAGGTGGTGGCCATCTGCCTGCTCCTGCTGTCTGCCACCGAGCTGTTCGGCCCCCCGCTCGGCGATGTCGTCCTGGTGACCGGGCTCGTGGTGGTGTACGCCGCCGCCGCGGTGACCGTGGTGACCGGCCTGGACTACTGCTGGCGCGCCTGGCGGATCGTGCACGACCACCAGCCATGACCGCTGCCCGAGTGATCGCCCGGGCCCGCGCCCTCGGGCGGACGGTGGCAGTGGCAGAGTCCCTCACGGCCGGCGCCGTCGCGGCACGTCTGGCGGAACCGCCAGGTGCCTCGGATGCGCTCCTCGGGGCAGTCGTGGCGTACGCGACGAGGGTGAAGCGTGAGCTTCTCGGGGTGGACGGCGAGCTCCTCGCCACCCACGGCCCGGTGCACCCCGAGGTCGCTTGGCAGATGGCCGACGGCGTCCGTCGCCTTCTCGGCTCAGACGTCGGGGTGGCCACCACGGGGGTTGCCGGGCCTGGACCGGCCGACGGGCACCCGGCCGGGACGGTGTACGTGGCTGCCGTGGCCGGCGGTCAGAACGGCGTCCCGGTGCGAGGACAGGTGCGTGGGTACCGACTTGCCGGCACACGCCCGCTGGTGCGCACCGCGACCTGCGGGCTGGCTCTTGCCGCGCTTGTTGCCGTCTTGGAATCTGATCGTGATGTGTGAGGCGTTCCACACGGCGATCCACCCCCTAGGCTGGTGGGGACGGAACAGATCGACCGGTACGCGCGTTGTACACGGTGATGATGGATATGAAGCACGACGGTGTCAGCACACCGGGGTACGGTAAGACACCAATGATGACGGCAGAGCGAGAGGAGGGACGCACCATGGTGGTTCTACGACGAGAGATCGGTGATGTCCTTCGTGGCGCTCGCCAGGGGCAGGGACGAACCCTGCGTGAGGTCTCCTCGGCCGCGCGCGTCTCGCTCGGATACCTCTCCGAGGTGGAACGCGGTCAGAAGGAAGCCTCCTCGGAGTTGCTCTCCTCCATCTGCGAGGCACTGAACATTCCGCTCTCGGTGGTGTTGCGTGAGGTCTCCGACCGCGTCGCACTCGCTGAAGGCATCGCGATCCCGGACACGATCCCGGCAGACTTCGTCAGCCAGTTCGGCCAGGAGGATCTGGCGACAGTCTGACCCGGCATCAGCCGGACAGCAGGCGACGAGAGGCACCGCCCATCGGCGGTGCCTCTCGCACGTTCGCCGGCCATTCCGGCTGCGTTCGCCGATTACTCCGGCTGACAGGCGGGGCAGTGGAAAGCGGGTCGTTCGTAGGGCGCCGCTCCGACCGGTGCGACGGCGATCGTTCCGCCACAGCGGGGGCACGCCAGGCCGGTGCGTCCGTGCACGTGCGTGGGCTGGTCACGGATCCCGGTCGCGGTGAGCGTGGGTGCGTCCGCGGAGCGGCGCATCAAGGTCGCAGCGGTGGTGAAGACGGCGTGCACGTCACCCACGTCGCAGGCCGGCCGCCACGGGCTGATCCGGTGCCGCCACAGGGTCTCCGCGAGATAGATCGTGCCGATCCCGGCGGCCACGCTCTGATCGAGCAGGACTGCGCCGATCGGACGTTCTCCCTGAGTCCGGCAGTTCCGCACTGCTTGGTCGATATCGACCTCATCTGCCATCAGGTTCGGGCCGAGACGACGTAGCAACGTGGGTTCGTCGCGGGTCGCGATCAGGTCCACCATGCCGAGGTGGTCACCGACGCAGGTCCAGGCGCGGGTGGCGATGACCGCACGGATCATCGGGCGTCGCAGTGGTTCCGGGGGTGTGAGTGTGCGCCGCACCAGCCATCGTCCGTCCATCCGCAGATGCGTGCGCAGGGTGCGACCGTCGTCGATTCGGGTGAGCAGATGTTTGCCGTAGCAGATCGTCCCGAGGCTGCGGCGTCCCACCAGGTCGGCGCCGGAGACATCGGGCCACCGCACGTCTGCACGGATCAACGGGCCGCCTGCCAATGCCGCAGTGAGTCGGCGTGCGACCCGCAGCAGCACATCACCCTCTGGCATCGGTCAACGCCGCCGAATCCGCAGGCCGCTCGGGGTGGCCAGGAAGCCCGCGTCCAGCAGAGCCTGCGCTGCCGGTGAGCTCGAACCGAGCGCGGCAGCGCCGTCGACCTTCGTCACGGTGAACCTGCCGAGCGCGCCCGCGGTGGCCATCCGCACCAGTTCCGCTGCGGCGGCGTCGAGCAGATCGATCTCCTCGGTGAAGCTCAGCACCGAACGCGCACCCCGTTCCAGGTACAGCACGGGTGCACCGTTGACGAGGACCACACTCGCCCCGACCTTGCGCCCCGGCCGGTGCGCGGAGGACGCCTCGGCCAGTCCGACCGGGTCGGGCCAGGACAGTGCAGCACCGTAGGGGTTGGCCGGGTCGGTCGCGGCGAGCAGGAGCGTGGTGCCGGGTGTCGCGGTCCCTGATGCCGTGCCGGCTGTGGAACGCAGCCGCTCGACGGCGTCAGGCAGTGCGAACTGGGCGGCTCCGAGGCCCTCCACGAAGTAGCCGCGGCGCACCTGGCCGCTTTCCTCCAGGGACGCCAGCGCGCGGTAGGCGGTACTGAACCCGCCCGGAACGGCCAGGCTCGCACTCCCTCGGGTGACCAGCCCGTCCCGGTCGAGCAGTGCCAGGGCGGCGATCGTGGCGCGCCGGGAGGTCTGAGCACGTGCCGGCACGGCGGACCACCGGCCCACCGCCGTGTCGGGTACCGGTGGTGCCGGCCGGGTGGCGCGCAGTGATCGTCCACGCGGCCGCGCACGTCTGGTGCTGCGCGTCCCAGGCCGTGGCTTGGCGCCCAGCCGAGCACGCAGCGGGGCGAGGCTGTCGTTCGTCGCGCCGGCGTCCCACACGCAGTCCCACAGGGCCGTCAGGATCTCCTCGGCCGACGGCGGCCCGTCCGGTGCGTGGGCCCCTTCGACGTCCGGGGTGGCGAGCTCGTGCCAATCGTCGCGCACTGCGGTGACCACGTCACGGAAGAACAGCCCGCCCCCGCGGGAGAGCACCTCCAGCACCCTCCGATGCACCGGGGTGGTCACCGGTTCCTTGATCGACGGCGCGAGATCGGCGACCGCGTCCGCAGGTAACAGGGCCACCAGACCGTCGGCACCCGGGCCGGAGCCGGCACCCACCCACACCACCTCACCAGAGGTGGTGAGCTCGTCGAGCATCTCCGGGGCGTAGTCGCTCACCCGGGCGGGGAGGACCAGGGACTCCCACGCGGATGCGGCGACCGGCGTACCGGCGAGCTGGTCGATCACTGTCAGCACGCCGTCGGCCCCTCGCAGCGAACGCACCTGGTGCCAGCGAGGCAGGGCGACCCCGAGCCGTTCCGGCGGGACGGCCTCCACCTCGGCACGCAGCGCCGCCAGGGAACGGCGGCGGATCCGGCGCAGCACGTCGGCGTCGCAGTAGTCCGGACCGGCCATCGCGCGACTGACCGGCGAGTGGGATTCCTGGGGGCGGAGCGTTCCGGCGGTGAGCGCGCCGCGACGGACCAGCTCGGTCAGGACCGGGTGTACCGCAGCGATGCCGATGCCGTACCACTCCGCCAGTTCTCCGGCACGGAACGGCCCATGCGTGCGGGCGTACCGTCGCACGAGGTCCTCCAACGCCCGGGGTACGGGGTCGGTGAGCGCCTCCGGCAGCCCGGTCGGGAGGGCGACACCCAGAGCGTCACGGAGACGGCCTGCGTCCTCGAGCACGGCCCAACGTGCCTCGCCGGCCACCCGCACAGGCAGCACCCGACGGGTCTGGTGCAGCGAGGTCAGCCAATCCGGCACGGCACCGGCGTCGGTGGCACGCAGGGCGAGCGACTCTGCGCCGATCGGGCCCAGCCGCCGAATCAGGTCGAGCAGCCCCTCCGGATCGCGGACCCGGGCGGCGTCGGTGCGCCATCCCACCTCGGCCTCGACGGAATCCAGCGCGTCCGGGTCGAGCAGGTCGGCGATCTCGGCGCCGTCGCCGAGCAGGTCGGCGAGCAGATCGGCGTCCAGGGTCAGGGCAGCAGCCCGGCGCTCCGCCAACGGGGTGTCTTCTCCGTAGAGGAACTGCGCCACGTAACCGAACAGCAACGACT
Proteins encoded:
- a CDS encoding CapA family protein, which produces MRPRRRHSWVLPAVLTATVLLAYVGAATHVYRTGPGAEPSAPPSSTVSSTSPATPTTSPEADPSDPADDEAIFTIGAAGDVLPHDAPIETARTDDGYDFTPMLEATRAWSSGADLALCNMEVPLALPGEEPSGYPLFGAPGELPGTLAELGWDGCSTGTNHSLDRGLDNLTHTLDVFDEAGLGHAGTARSRGEADTPQLYRLERAGQQITVAQVGGTYGTNGLPIPADAPWAVTLLDAEALIAQARTAREAGADLVVATLHWGEEYQHSPNADQRSLAAALAESGQVDLVIGTHPHVPQPFALLDGGPDGSGMWVAYSLGNFISNQDDDCCVPQTATGLFLTATVVKRADGPARVTGMEWSPMTVDREGGQHVYPLRSLTSGAEPDGLTLSPSELSSRLDGVQEVMAESTGATFPERHDPPAATGPEPEVVPRS
- the pgsA gene encoding CDP-diacylglycerol--glycerol-3-phosphate 3-phosphatidyltransferase — encoded protein: MTSNAETPSAQPAAQLWNLPNVLTMLRVVLVPVFVVLLWQDSTAARLGALGVFIAAAITDKLDGSIARSRGIVTNFGKIADPFADKLLTGSAFVMLSLLGVIPWWVTIVILVREIGITILRFVMVRRSVMAASNGGKLKTVLQVVAICLLLLSATELFGPPLGDVVLVTGLVVVYAAAAVTVVTGLDYCWRAWRIVHDHQP
- a CDS encoding CinA family protein; translation: MTAARVIARARALGRTVAVAESLTAGAVAARLAEPPGASDALLGAVVAYATRVKRELLGVDGELLATHGPVHPEVAWQMADGVRRLLGSDVGVATTGVAGPGPADGHPAGTVYVAAVAGGQNGVPVRGQVRGYRLAGTRPLVRTATCGLALAALVAVLESDRDV
- a CDS encoding helix-turn-helix domain-containing protein; translation: MVVLRREIGDVLRGARQGQGRTLREVSSAARVSLGYLSEVERGQKEASSELLSSICEALNIPLSVVLREVSDRVALAEGIAIPDTIPADFVSQFGQEDLATV
- a CDS encoding DNA-formamidopyrimidine glycosylase family protein, encoding MPEGDVLLRVARRLTAALAGGPLIRADVRWPDVSGADLVGRRSLGTICYGKHLLTRIDDGRTLRTHLRMDGRWLVRRTLTPPEPLRRPMIRAVIATRAWTCVGDHLGMVDLIATRDEPTLLRRLGPNLMADEVDIDQAVRNCRTQGERPIGAVLLDQSVAAGIGTIYLAETLWRHRISPWRPACDVGDVHAVFTTAATLMRRSADAPTLTATGIRDQPTHVHGRTGLACPRCGGTIAVAPVGAAPYERPAFHCPACQPE